The Marasmius oreades isolate 03SP1 chromosome 11, whole genome shotgun sequence genome includes a region encoding these proteins:
- a CDS encoding uncharacterized protein (BUSCO:EOG09260QVP) produces MMVRQSWCRTLTLLLVPLFFASSTHALQETSVGIIDWHKPLIGSPSLSSPATSPRFHRVQGKNSRSVIISATEPNVVAALDAVNGSVAWRHVFQEEDRIVSVHQYGWITATLSSPGGSNLRVFSVLDGDLLFEKQFHTLQSGLLTEPPHLGSNIAFGNDTMGIGTPDLFVLTNGRSVTRFVGRDLKWKWESEDQTSLVIYTQILLTPQAIYAIGLSKSIASYTLSVTSLSPDTGEVISSALVPSSIGNVDDVLYMHSTTGDPFVTWLESNQIRSHKLTPDLKAKPTSHRGGTYFRISDVGLASHGLFMATKLDGDNRAMKIALDEVQVAWDFERSAPSEKQSASKYTGGFDKEGRPYIGRLYWSYYLGLSSVELFAPHLGDGKGLIAGYALRFDTNQHGTIEHITMDAANPNPYHVLGRLVITTSAGTVQLWQQDQLQWSRDEGLADIVATEFVELPERVLAATEGSEGFVERLKRQSVQLKNLPNYMIHFIKRFATGSYESATSSAVPSSPQSGVASLHRDTFGFRQVIVMATSRGKIFGIDSSNGQVLWSKLLALGAKQAEEGARVKPVKMFVVKAVGDLEENTNAGPGEPEVAVVAQRGGSGSTSEEEIVVYHFHALTGENVKPALRKPGPLRGIKVASSASVTDAYVLQSANGKVVVVLDRELKVHLYPDTPTSKSIFHASISALSVPLRVRDDTTAKHRLVGHQFVQSVEGASVAVAVPTWTLSLPDGEDIQSIIPPSARGVPVASLGKVLGNRTTLYKYLNERLVVVLTAPHSASAASFSPTSKNAARCGVYLVDGVKGTVVYHASVPTIGGGSCDVKAVLTENWLVYHYYDEDYQPSGQTKGYRIISVELYEGGKVDDKTGSSDMTSYKEEMVDVTPYERSFVYLHGVTAIATTKTKFGITTKDIIVANDNDKIQNLNHRVLDPRRPNRKPTTEEMEEFLIQYDPVILDDPRQTLSHNYQISRVQKIVTAPSLLESTSLVFTYGLDLFLTRVSPSKTFDVLSEGFNKPQLVLTVAALGVAILFTKPAVNRKRLREKWYS; encoded by the exons ATGATGGTACGCCAATCATGGTGTCGAACGCTCACCCTCCTCCTCGTCCCTCTTTTCTTCGCATCTTCCACCCACGCACTTCAAGAAACCTCAGTCGGTATTATAGACTGGCACAAACCCCTCATTGGATCTCCTTCTCTCAGTTCTCCCGCAACTAGCCCAAGATTCCACAGAGTACAAGGTAAAAACAGCAGAAGTGTGATTATTTCGGCCACAGAACCGAACGTGGTGGCTGCTTTGGATGCGGTCAATGGGTCAGTTGCGTGGAGGCATGTGTTCCAAGAGGAGGATAGAATTGTGTCAGTGCATCAATATGGGTGGA TAACTGCCACCCTGTCTTCCCCCGGAGGTTCTAATCTACGTGTCTTCAGCGTCCTCGACGGAGATCTACTGTTTGAAAAGCAGTTCCATACCCTACAGTCGGGGCTACTGACGGAACCACCCCATCTGGGAAGCAATATCGCGTTTGGAAATGACACGATGGGAATTGGGACTCCAGACCTGTTTGTGTTGACGAATGGACGGTCCGTCACGAGGTTCGTTGGGAGAGATCTGAAGTGGAAATGGGAATCGGAGGACCAGAC ATCCTTGGTAATTTACACTCAAATCCTTCTCACTCCTCAAGCGATTTACGCAAtcggcctatccaaatccatcgCTTCGTACACACTGTCCGTCACCTCCCTATCACCCGACACCGGAGAAGTCATATCATCCGCACTTGTACCCTCTTCTATCGGGAACGTGGACGACGTTCTTTATATGCACTCTACGACCGGAGACCCGTTTGTGACGTGGTTAGAAAGCAACCAGATCAGGTCTCACAAACTCACACCAGATCTTAAAGCCAAACCGACTTCACACAGAGGAGGGACCTATTTCAGAATTTCTGATGTTGGTTTGGCAAGCCACGGTCTGTTCATGGCGACGAAGTTGGATGGAGATAATCGGGCTATGAAGATTGCGCTTGATGAAGTACAGGTGGCTTGGGATTTCGAAAGGTCCGCGCCGAGTGAAAAACAGAGCGCGTCAAAGTATACTGGGGGTTTTGATAAAGAGGGACGACCATATATTGGGAGGTTGTATTGGTCTTACTATCTTGGT CTCTCATCAGTAGAGCTCTTCGCACCCCACCTTGGAGATGGCAAAGGTCTCATTGCAGGATACGCTCTCCGTTTTGATACGAATCAACACGGAACAATTGAACAT ATAACTATGGACGCAGCAAACCCAAACCCGTATCACGTCCTTGGACGATTGGTCATTACTACCTCTGCGGGTACAGTTCAACTATGGCAACAAGATCAGCTACAGTGGTCTAGAGATGAGGGACTCGCAGATATCGTCGCTACTGAGTTTGTAGAACTTCCTGAAAGGGTTCTCGCGGCCACTGAAGGTAGCGAAGGGTTCGTTGAGAGATTAAAGAGACAGAGTGTTCAACTCAAG AACTTGCCCAACTACATGATCCACTTTATAAAACGATTCGCAACAGGTTCATACGAATCGGCTACCTCGTCTGCTGTCCCTTCTTCCCCTCAGAGTGGAGTCGCTTCGTTACACCGCGACACGTTTGGTTTCCGTCAGGTTATCGTCATGGCCACATCTCGTGGTAAGATCTTTGGAATCGATTCGAGCAATGGACAAGTTCTGTGGAGTAAACTTTTGGCGCTTGGAGCCAAACAGGCTGAGGAAGGTGCACGAGTCAAGCCTGTAAAGATGTTTGTAGTCAAGGCTGTGGGTGACCTCGAGGAGAATACTAATGCGGGTCCCGGTGAACCGGAAGTGGCTGTTGTTGCGCAGAGAGGTGGAAGCGGTTCG ACCTCGGAAGAAGAAATCGTCGTATACCACTTCCACGCGTTGACTGGGGAGAATGTCAAACCTGCTTTGCGAAAACCTGGTCCATTGAGGGGTATAAAGGTCGCTAGTTCTGCTTCTGTGACGGATGCGTATGTGTTGCAATCAGCGAACGGGAAGGTGGTTGTTGTTTTGGACCGGGAGCTCAAG GTCCACCTATACCCAGACACCCCGACTAGTAAATCCATCTTCCATGCTTCGATTTCAGCACTTTCCGTACCTCTTCGAGTGAGAGATGATACGACTGCGAAACATCGTTTAGTCGGGCATCAGTTCGTTCAGAGTGTTGAAGGTGCTAGTGTTGCTGTTGCGGTACCTACGTGGACGCTTTCGTTACCTGATGGAGAAGACATTCAATCCATCATACCTCCATCCGCCCGCGGTGTACCTGTTGCTTCGTTAGGCAAAGTTTTGGGAAATCGGACTACGCTTTATAAGTATCTCAACGAAAGATTGGTGGTCGTTTTGACTGCTCCGCATTCCGCTTCCGCTGCTTCCTTTTCACCCACCTCGAAAAATGCGGCTAGGTGTGGAGTGTACCTAGTGGATGGGGTTAAAGGAACTGTCGTCTATCATGCTTCAGTGCCGACTATAGGAGGGGGTAGTTGTGATGTGAAAGCGGTGTTGACGGAGAACTGGTTGGTTTACCATTATTACGATGAGGATTACCAACCGAGTGGGCAGACGAAAGGGTATAGGATTATTAGCGTTGAACTGTATGAGGGAGGGAAGGTGGATGATAAGACGGGAAG TTCAGATATGACATCCTACAAGGAAGAAATGGTGGATGTGACACCTTACGAACGGTCTTTTGTGTACTTGCATGGTGTTACGGCTATAGCGACGACAAAGACGAAGTTTGGGATTACTACGAAGGATATTATCG TTGCGAATGATAATGACAAGATCCAAAACCTAAATCATCGCGTGCTTGACCCACGTAGACCTAATCGGAAACCGACGACagaagaaatggaagagTTTTTAATACAGTATGATCCTGTCATTCTGGATGACCCACGGCAGACATTGTCGCATAACTATCAG ATTTCTCGCGTACAGAAGATCGTAACGGCACCATCGTTATTGGAGTCCACGTCTTTGGTGTTCACTTATGGTCTAGACTTGTTCTTGACGAGAGTCTCGCCATCTAAAACGTTTGATGTTCTCAGCGAAGGCTTTAATAAGCCTCAGTTGGTGTTGACGGTGGCGGCGTTGGGTGTTGCTATTTTGTTTACGAAGCCGGCAGTTAATAGAAAGAGGTTGAGGGAGAAGTGGTATTCGTAG
- a CDS encoding uncharacterized protein (BUSCO:EOG09264881): MQHFGKAAIRSAKNYTQGYSDVQVKVRDATSNDPWGPTGQQMNEIAKLSWNQQDFIEIIEILDKRLNDKGKNWRHVFKTLAVVDYCLLQGSEDVVRYYKENMYMIKTLREFQFVDEDGTDQGANVRQRAKDITNLLLDDSKIRAQRRGRADARDRMRQTERGNSVPWEGGGDGGGGSKRGKRSKEEEDLQRAIEESKKLVAQERETAEDRDLQRAIKLSEEDEANRSKTVEDANEKALFDDQNQLSASNASLSPQLTTNPFPMAMNTGLQSQFLQPQFTQMQPQLTSFNPFQQQMQEAAQAEYLRQQEVFQQQQQAAFQAQQQEEWMRQQMMMQQQQQQQQQFQQQQSLFPQTQSLMAQPTGFGNNNPFARNTSPGPISQQNTQPIFNIQGTYDSGNHQQTQDLSTSSSAFRTPSPNTQGQQQQGQANRPLVVKTKQNENQELANLFAERDGGQDTFGNVGLTRFGHTDAGRLVAQQTAVGNNPFARQQQQQHMNEQPFFSV, from the exons ATGCAACATTTTGGCAAAGCCGCCATTCGTTCTGCAAAAAACTACACTCAGGGATATTCGGACGTTCAAGTCAAAGTACGAGATGCGACTTCAAATGATCCTTGGGGGCCTACAGGTCAGCAAATGAATGAAATTGCGAAGCTTAGTTGGAATCA ACAAGATTTCATTGAGATCATCGAAATATTGGATAAACGACTGAACGATAAGGGGAAGAACTGGAGACATGTTTTCAAA ACACTTGCAGTAGTCGACTATTGTCTCCTTCAAGGTTCAGAAGATGTCGTTCGATATTATAAAGAGAATATGTACATGATCAAAACTCTACGAGAATTCCAATTTGTCGACGAAGATGGAACAGACCAAGGGGCGAATGTGCGACAGCGGGCGAAGGATATAACGAATCTTCTGTTGGATGATTCTAAAATCCGAGCTCAACGACGAGGTCGGGCGGATGCTAGAGACCGGATGAGGCAGACCGAGAGAGGGAATTCTGTTCCTTGggaaggtggtggtgatggaggaggaggatcaaAGAGAGGTAAAAGGAgtaaggaggaagaagatttgCAGAGGGCGATTGAGGAGAGTAAGAAATTGGTAGCTCAGGAGAGGGAGACTGCGGAGGATAGGGATTTACAGAGAGCGATAAAGTTgagcgaggaagatgaagctAACAGGAGTAAAACGGTGGAGGATGCGAATGAGAAAGCGCTGTTTGATGATCAGAATCAGCT ATCAGCATCGAATGCGAGTCTCAGTCCTCAGTTGACCACCAATCCTTTCCCGATGGCGATGAACACAGGCTTGCAGTCTCAATTCCTCCAACCGCAGTTTACGCAGATGCAACCACAGTTGACGTCTTTCAATCCTTTTCAACAGCAAATGCAAGAGGCAGCGCAG GCAGAATATCTCCGTCAGCAGGAGGTATtccagcaacaacaacaagcAGCGTTCCAAGCTCAGCAACAGGAGGAATGGATGCGTCAACAAATGATgatgcagcagcagcaacagcaacaacagcaattccagcagcagcagagtCTATTCCCGCAAACACAATCCCTCATGGCTCAGCCCACAGGATTCGG caacaacaacccGTTCGCGCGGAACACATCGCCAGGTCCCATCTCACAACAGAACACACAACCGATATTCAACATTCAAGGAACGTATGATTCGGGGAACCATCAGCAAACACAGGATCTTTCTACTTCTTCGTCGGCCTTCAGAACACCGTCACCGAATACACAaggtcaacaacaacaaggaCAAGCCAATCGACCACTCGTTGTAAAAACGAAACAGAATGAAAACCAAGAGCTTGCGAACCTGTTTGCGGAGAGGGATGGAGGACAGGATACGTTTGGGAATGTTGGACTTACGAG ATTCGGCCATACGGATGCCGGGAGACTTGTCGCTCAGCAGACGGCAGTGGGGAATAATCCATTTGCGaggcaacagcagcagcaacataTGAATGAGCAGCCGTTCTTTAGCGTTTAA
- the PPE1 gene encoding Protein phosphatase methylesterase 1: MPLYDPDRWIAQLKECKHLQEQEMKILCERVRAILMEESTIQPVSSPVTICGDIHGQFWDLLELLRKGGEVPETSYIFMGDFVDRGHYSLETVSLLLALKARYPDRVILLRGNHESRQITQVYGFYDECQQKYGTSTVWKACCSVFDYLNLAAIIDGQTLCVHGGLSPDIRTLDQIRSLSRAREIPHDGAFCDLMWSDPDDVENWAVSPRGAGWLFGANVTQEFNHVNDLTLIARAHQLVQEGYKYMFDSQLVTVWSAPNYCYRCGNMASIMTIHDNGEKTFEVYGPAPENERDKGMTTRRIGNVPQYFV; the protein is encoded by the exons ATGCCTCTCTACGACCCAGATAGATGGATAGCACAACTCAAAGAATGTAAGCATCTCCAAGAACAGGAAATGAAAATTCTTTGTGAACGAGTGCGCGCCATTCTCATGGAAGAATCCACCATTCAACCCGTTTCCTCCCCTGTGACCATCTGTGGTGATATCCATGGGCAATTCTGGGATTTGTTAGAGTTGTTGAGGAAGGGCGGAGAGGTACCAGAGACGAGTTATATCTTTATG GGTGACTTTGTGGATCGAGGTCATTATAGTCTGGAAACGGTGTCTTTATTACTGGCGTTGAAAGCGAG GTACCCAGATAGGGTTATTCTCTTACGGGGCAACCACGAAAGTCGGCAGATAACGCAGGTGTATGGCTTCTATG ATGAATGTCAGCAAAAATACGGAACCTCAACGGTGTGGAAGGCTTGTTGTAGCGTATTCGATTATCTCAACTTGGCCGCG ATTATCGATGGCCAAACGTTATGCGTACACGGCGGATTGTCTCCAGACATTAGAACCCTAGACCAGATAAGAAGTCTGTCTCGCGCAAGGGAAATTCCCCATGACGGTGCTTTTTGCG ATTTGATGTGGTCTGACCCGGATGATGTGGAGAACTGGGCAGTTAGCCCTCGTGGTGCAGGGTGGTTGTTCGGTGCGAACGTTACACAAGAG TTCAACCACGTCAACGATCTCACCCTCATCGCACGAGCTCACCAGCTTGTCCAAGAAGGCTACAAATACATGTTCGATTCGCAACTAGTCACCGTCTGGTCTGCACCGAATTATTGTTATAGATGTGGAAACATGGCTAGCATCATGACTATACACGATAACGGGGAGAAGACGTTTGAAGTGTATGGGCCGGCTCCGGAAAATGAGAGGGATAAAGGCATGACGACGAGACGGATC GGGAATGTGCCTCAGTATTTCGTATAG
- a CDS encoding uncharacterized protein (MEROPS:MER0005595), producing the protein MARALVTLAAFLSAASATKLLSLSVSAPSSSPDVSDFEVVTTLINTGDETLKLLNNPESVLSKWATNSFEISNSDGVTPKFTGVHVRYGYEHAANSDDESQFTVLAPGTSVSVSHEVGKFYNFTTAGAGTFTFKPSNVFYAVEADKSLTTIEASTEQAAVTELTGQLASTRLLSPASLGGVIPAAHQAGGLQKRASYKSNCATTRRTTNDQALTAAATLASRSVSHLTANPSGSTTQTTWYGTFASSRYSVTLSAFRTLQTAPSGWTYDCSCTDTSTYAYVYPSTYGVVYLCGLYWNVATTGSGSRADTIIHEGTHFPQVLGTDDVTYGEASCKALAKSNPAQAVNNADNHAFFSDYV; encoded by the exons ATGGCTCGTGCATTGGTGACCCTTGCCGCCTTCCTGTCCGCTGCATCTGCAACAAAGTTACTCTCCCTATCCGTCTCTG CCCCTTCCTCCAGTCCAGATGTCAGTGACTTTGAAGTCGTAACAACACTCATCAACACTGGCGACGAGACCCTCAAGTTACTCAACAACCCCGAGAGTGTTTTGTCCAAATGGGCTACCAACAGCTTCGAGATCTCAAATTCTGACGGTGTTACACCGAAATTCACTGGTGTCCATGTCCGATACGGTTACGAACATGCAGCCAACTCTGACGACGAGTCTCAATTCACCGTGCTCGCTCCTGGTACATCTGTGTCTGTTTCCCATGAAG TTGGCAAGTTCTACAACTTCACCACCGCAGGGGCCGGCACTTTCACGTTCAAACCATCAAATGTCTTTTATGCCGTCGAGGCTGACAAGAGTTTGACTACTATTGAGGCCAGTACGGAGCAGGCTGCGGTCACCGAGCTTACCGGACAGCTCGCTTCGACCCGTCTACTCTCCCCTGCTTCCCTCGGTGGTGTAATCCCTGCTGCCCACCAAGCCGGTGGGCTCCAAAAGCGTGCTAGCTACAAGTCCAACTGTGCTACTACCAGGAGAACCACCAACGACCAGGCTCTCACCGCTGCTGCCACCCTTGCCTCTAGATCCGTTAGCCATCTCACCGCAAACCCTTCTGGAAGTACCACGCAAACAACCTGGTACGGTACCTTCGCGTCTTCAAGGTACTCGGTGACTTTGAGTGCCTTTAGG ACTCTTCAAACTGCGCCATCTGGCTGGACATACGACTGCTCCTGCACGGACACTAGTACCTACGCCTATGTCTACCCCAGCACCTACGGAGTAGTCTACCTCTGTGGTCTGTactggaacgttgctaccaCTGGGTCCGGATCTCGCGCTGA CACTATAATCCATGAGGGTACACACTTCCCTCAGGTGTTGGGTACAGATGATGTTACATACGGTGAGGCTAGCTGCAAGGCCCTTGCGAAATCCAACCCCGCTCAGGCCGTCAACAATGCAGA CAACCACGCTTTCTTCTCTGACTATGTTTAA